Part of the Vibrio celticus genome, TCGCTTATATGTGGACGTTTTAGATTTGACGATAATCAATGGAATTTGTACGGTAAAGAGATTAAATTTTTATTATTAAAATATTAATAGGATATCAATAGGAGATTATTTATCACTCCATAACATACCCTTCGTTGGAAACGGTTTGTATACAACGGCAGTCGAGAATCCTTCGTATCTCGTAAATAGCCACCAATACAGACGCACATGTCACAGCTTTACCAGCCCAGCCTACGCTCTTCAATATTTGCTTGCTAACTACTTGACCTCTGTTCAGGTAAAGATAGAAAAGCACTTTACGATGAGGCTCAGAAAGCGTTCCTATTATTGAACCACAGCCCTGTTTTCGAACAATTTTTGTGCCTGATTGAAACTCTTTACTATTTAAAATGAGCTTTGATGGAAGAACAAAATCATCCACCTCGCCGATATCTTGTTGCATTTATACCTCACCCTGCATATGCAGTCGTGCTTTTAGATGTTTCTGATAGTACCGAATAGGGCAAAAATACTAAATTGATAGATAGCTCAATACAGTAATATTACTGCAAAGTTTGATCTTGCGTAATTGATCGAGGAAATAAGCATGGCTAACCGGGCAGTCGATGACTCTTTCGATATTGACTAGGTGACAGACCGAAATGCTTTTTGAAACGATGTGAGAAGTTATATGGGTCTTTATAGCCTAGACGATTGGCTATCATCGACACCGACCAATCTTGCTGCTTCAACAAACTGGTGGCTTTATCCATTCTCAACTGAATCAATTTGCTGCGTGGTGATAGGTCGAATAGCGTCTTGGTGACTCGATTAAGTTGCTCTTCGCTGATAAACACCCTTTGTGCCATGCCAGCGACGGTCCATGGTTGGTGCAGACTGCTTTCAATCTCATTATAGAGTGCTTGAACACGTGCAGTAGTACTGGTCGACTTAGGCTCAAATCCCGTCAATGTTCGGATAATTTCACTCAAGAGTAACTTACGGTAACTGGCTCGACCGCCTATCTCAAAGTAAACCAAGTTCATTAATGACCAGATCTGCTCACACTCTCCGAACGGCACAATCCCCTGACCTAAACTTGCTATGTGCTGCCATTGCTGCGTATCGGGCGTCAGCATCCACGCCATTTTCCAATAATTATATTGAGGATCAAGTTCAAAACGAAATGGGGTTTCAGCAGGAAGAACCACCAGCGTATAAGGTGTAATCTCTTGTACCGATGTTGCGGTTGTTAGAATACCGCCACCTTCCATAGTGAAAATCAACGTATGAACATTAACGGATTCTCGCTCAACCCAATAACCATCATATAGCTTCGCCATACCTCCCATGTAGACACCAAAGCTTTTCATCTCTGGAATATCTTCAACGGTCAAAAAACGTTCTTTGCACTGTTCAGCGAGAAAAACATCATCGTGCCAAGTTGATTTTGGTCTCATTGAATCAATGACAGATTCGCACAGGTTTTGTTGTTTTTTAAACATGTTGTTACTTCGCTCAAATCACTATAGTTCTGCCATAAATCGGAGAGCTTATGACAACTAACATCAACCCTAACTCATCTATGAATAACAAGCCAGAGAGCATATTACCTCGTATCGTTAAACTTGGTTTACCTGTTGCTTTACAAAGTGCGCTTGTCGCTATTCTTGCCCTTGCTGACGTATTAATGGTCAGTGACTATGGTATGGAAGCAGCTGCGGCTGTGGGAATTGCATCAAAATGGCACTTCGTTGCTATTATGATTATGGCAGGGTTGGCTTCAGCAAACGGTACATTAGTCGCTCAATATTGGGGAAAGAATGACCGAAAAAGCGCACGAACGGTATCATCTATCGCGATGGTGTTTGGCCTAAAAGTTCTATTGCCTGTGACTGCAATCATCACTCTTGGTTCTCAGTTTTTAATGATGTTGCAAACCAGCGATCAAACCGTGATTAAGCTTGGCGCGACTTACCTTTGGTATGGATTCCCTGTTCTACTTCTGACTCACATTGTTGTCGTAGTAGAAGCAAGCATGCGCTCATCAGGTGACACCGTAACTCCATTATTGCTTGGTGCGGTGACAATTGCCCTCAACATCGCACTTAACTTCGTGCTCATCAAAGGTGCCTTCGGTATTCCAGCGATGGGTGTTGCAGGTGCGGCATTAGCAACAACTTTAGCGCGCTTGATTCAAGTGGGTTTGATGTATGGCTACATGCGTATGCGTAACCACTGGCTGTTAACGACACCGAGTTCACCACATCGCCCGTCGCTTTGGTTGTCTTACCGTCGTATTGCGCTACCACTTACTATGAATGCCGTTTTATGGGCAATGGGTACCATGGCATACCAAATGATCTTTGGTCACATGGGCACAACAGAACTCGCAGTCTTCTCAATGCTCGCGCCGTTTGAGTCGCTGTGTTACTCGATATTCTTTGGTATCTCGGTTGCGTGTTCAGTGTTGCTTGGCCACTCACTAGGTCGTGACGAATTTGATGACGCCATGAGTATGGGTCTGACCTTCATTAAAGCCGTGGTTGGTTTTGGTGCGGTTGTAGGTTTGCTACTGTTTATGGGTAAAGAGCATGTTCTATCATGGCTAAACCTGACCACAGACGCTTTATACCCGCTTGCTTCACCAGCGATGATGATCATGTGCTTTGCGGTTGTGATTCGTATGCTCAACATGGTAATCATTAACGGTATTATTCGTGCTGGTGGTGATAATGCGTTCTGCCTTCGCATGGATTTCATCGCGATGTGGATGGTAGGCATTCCAGTATGTGTTTACGGCGCATTTATCGCTGGATGGGACTTCAAATACATCTATGGTCTGATGTTAGTAGAAGAAGTAGTGAAACTAGCTATCTGTTCACACCGTTACTTGAGCCGACGCTGGATCAACAACCTAACGGTTACTTATGAAGAACCACAAGCGGCGTAAGTTACAGTTACCTGGCTATATTCAAGCTTAGATAAATCGTATCTACATCAAAAAAGGTCTGAGAAATCAGACCTTTTTCGTTTCTTTAGAAATTACTTTCAAGCGCCACTTACTTCTTGTTCATTCGGATATGACGATTAGATACGTTCGGCAGCGGCTTTTCAGGCACTTTCCGCTTCTCATGAATCAGATGTCGAATCGCTAAAATAGGATGCTTAAGTAGCATTCTTGGCCCGGCATAGCGCATCACTAAACGCATTTGCTCTTTCGGATCAGGTTTATAGCAATGAATCGGACACTTATTACAGGTCGGTTTTGCTTCGCCATAAGGACATCTATCCAGTCGTGTTTCGGCATAACGCAGCAGTTGCTCACACTCCTCACATAACGCATTATTCTGACGAACTTCACCGTGGTGATCTTTGCAATAGATGTGCACCATCGCAATAACGGTTTTGTACTCCGTTGCGAGCTCGCCTTGTAGAATATTGTTATGTTGGAACATGTTTTAATTACCTAATGAGAAACCGTACAGGTTGAGATTAACACTTTCGCTTATCACATCTTCAACTCGCTCAAACACAAAGCCTAATTTAGTCAGTAGTGCGATACTTCGAATGTTATCAGAGGTTGTGATGGCAACTAAATGATCGATATCAGCATTCTGCTTAGCTTGTTCAATTATCGCCTCCGCTGCTTCTTGGGCAAAGCCTTGACCATAAAACTCAGGAACAAACCCATAGCCAATATCATGCGACTCTAAGGTGTCTCTTTTTATTAGCCCGCAGATACCAATTGGTGTTGAACAATCCTTGATTTCAACCATCAACAAACAGACTCCCTTCTCTTCGTGCATCTTAAGAATGTTGTTTTCGATGTATTCGACAGCCTTGTCAGTGTCGCTGATTTCCTTATCACCAATGTAACGCAGGAAATCTTCTGAGCTGTATAATCGCTGAATAAACGCCGCATCTTGAGGCGTGATCATTCTTAATCGTAAACGTTCGGTCTCGACGGCCTGCATAGTGATATTTTCCTTGCTGAATACCATGTAAATATTGAGTTCTAGAGCTAAAATGATTATCCTCCACCGCCTAAACTAAATACAAGGCTATGCAGCAATGAACCGTAAGAAAAAAATCAATCAAATTCTAAAAAAGAAGCAGAAACAGGCGAATTCTAAACTGCATAGTAGCAACAAGCCTCGCTACATTTCTAAAGCTGACCGCGCAAAAATGGAAGCTGAAGAACAAGCTAAAGCGGCTCAAGAGCACGCTGAAGGTTCAGTAGAAGCGACTGTCGAAGCTGAAGAGACAAAAGCTGCAGAGTAAGTTAAAACTCGCAGTCCTCTTGTCCAAATCTCCGTACTGAGTCAATGGATAAGAACAAAAAAGCAGCCTTTATTTGGGCTGCTTTTTTGATCCTACCATTTTAATCGCGCTGATTAGCCTTTGAAAGGCTGTACTTCCCAACGGGTAAACGGTGATTTTTTGTTGATTCCTGCTCTACCCCAACGATCAACAGAATCCACCACTAAGATACGCTCATTCGGTACCAATGATTTAATCAAGTTAGTTGGCTTTTTCGCTGTGACTAACCATAGAGTATCGTCTTCCGAAAACATCTCTTTAAGCTTGGCTTTGTCTTCGTCTGTCCATTCCAGTTCAGCTTTGAACATACGCTCTTCAACAAACAGTTGGCTGCCAGAGACAAAATCTTCCAAGCTTTCTGAAAGCAGCAATACTGAATCTACGTCATTATCTAGTAATACCGCTTGCTGCTTGTTGATCAGTTCACGAACATCCAACATCACACGCTGTAAGTTGCTATCAATCGTTTCAGCTTGCGCAGGCCACAACAACTTAAAGTCGTCAGCCACAATTGCAGCCATACGCGTTAAGTTGGTCGGATTTAACCACGCGTATTTAGACACATCACCATTCGACAATGTAAGCGCTGCAACACCTTGTGCACGCGGTGTGATCGCTTGAGCCGCATCCACCTCAACCAAACGGATATTGCCTTGTCTTGCGTATACAAAGGTAGGATCCGCTTGCCAGATGGATGACAGTGTTACCGCAACGGTCGCCTTTTCGCCCGATTGAAGCACTTTACTCGCACCCTTTGTACCAAACCAATTCGGCAGGCGGTCAATACCGTAACGCTTGGGTGGTAGATATTCGGTCGTAATGTCGGTGCCTTTGGTTAGCTCTGTCGCTAACGCGTAAGTCACAGGTGTACTGGTTAGGATGTCTTCTGCATTCACGTTCAGTGACAGCACAGAACCAGCCATTAACACACTACCAAGAACACTCACTTGAGCCGTTGCTTTTACTGAGCTAGCGATACGATTCATTAAACAAGTCATGATTACGCCTTTCTTACAATTCGGTAAAGCGTTGCTGCTAGGAAAAACGTTGCAGAAACGATGATGATTGACGCGCCCGATGGCACTGGCAGTTTTAGCTCCATAGGCAACACAGTTCCGACTAAACACGCGATGGTTGCGAGTAATGCTGAAAGCAGTACAAAGCTCCCCATGCGTTTAGTCAGCAATCGAGCGGTCGCACCTGGAATCAGCAACAACGCACCCACTAAAACCGCACCCACTATTTTCACCGCTGCAATCGTTACTAAGGTGATCATCATGACAAACAGGTAGTCGTAGAAGCTGGTGTTATAACCACGAACCTTGGCAATATCAGGGCTGATACAAGTAAGGAGAATACGGTTGAACGTCGGTATCAAGAGCAAAATGATGATCGCGCAGCTGCCCGCGAGAATCGCTAAGTCTTGGTCTGTTACCGTTAGAATCGAGCCAAACAGTACGTTCTCAAGCATATGGATGTTGATCTTGCGCGCTACGTACATCAGCAATGCCGCACCCACTGCCAGCGCTAGCGCTAGAAAAACGCCAACTAAGGTATCGTATGGCACATTGGTTCTGTTTCTTACAAAATGAAGAAGCAGAGCGAAGATCATACAAAAGCTAAACAGACCAATGATTGGGTTTTCCGGTGGCTCGCCAAGCAAAACACCAATAGCGATACCGGTTAATGCTGCGTGGCCAACGGCTTCTGAGAAGAAGGCCAGACGCTTAGCAATCACCAAAGTACCGAGGCCACCTAGTAACGGGCCAAGTAATAGCGCCGCCACCAAGGCGTTCACCATGAAGGCATACATGAAGCTGTCGGATAACCAGCCCGCTTCCACACCACTAATGGCAAGTTGTCGTAACCAATCCATTACGCAACCTCCTTCGATTTGGTCATGGCAGAGCCACTGCTGTAGTGCTGGAATAAGCTTTCAATCTTACTTGGATGTAGTACCTGTTCGTGTGGACCACTATCCACCAAGAATCGATTCACAACATGTACGTTAGCTTCAAGGCGACGCACTGCGGTTACATCATGGTGAACCGCAAGGATCGTACGATCTTCATTAACACATTCACGAATCAGTGATTCAAGATAACGAACGCCCTGCTCATCCATACCGGTCGTTGGTTCATCCAAAACCAGTAGGCTTGGATTATCCAATAGCGCTTGAGCAAACAACACACGTTGCTGCTCACCACCCGACAACTGTCCCATTCGGCGATCGCTACGAGTCGCCATACCCACTCGATCCAATTGCGCGAGTGCGAGATCCAATTGCTTAGATTTACGACGCCAAAATAGAGGAATTCGAGTTTGGTTAAGCAATACAAAATCCATTACCGTCAAAGGTAAGCTTGATTCGAAGGTCGCTTTTTGTGGAACGTAACCGATGCTTGGCTTTTCTGGCCAATGAATATTGATTTGACCAGAGAAAGGCGTCAAACCAAGAACAGAGCGTAGCAAAGAGGTTTTACCACCGCCGTTTGGCCCCATGATCACATGGCACTCACCCGCTTTAAGTTCTAGTGAAATTTCGTCAAGAATGACGTTGTTGTCGTATTGCAGACCAAGTTGATTGATTGAAATCGATGGACCTAACATTATGCGTTCCCGCTTTTAGCTTGGTTCGCCGCCGCAAATTTCATTGCTTCGATTAACGTCTCAAGGTTCTTTTTCATCTCAACTTCGACTTTATCGTCTTCATATTCGCCGTGCGTCATGTGAGAAAAACGGTAAAGCTGAACACCTGTTTCCGCTTCAATCGTGTCAACAAAACGGTTTGGCATGTTTAGCTCGTAGAACAGAACATCAATGCCCGATGCACGGATCTTTTCGATCGTCTCTTGCAGCTGGCTCGCACTTGGTTCAACACCGTGTGCAGGCTCAATCACCGCCGCAACATCCACACCAAACTCTTGCAAAATATAGCCATAAGCATTGTGCGTGGTCGCTACCTTCATACCTGATGTATCTAGCTCACCTAATGACAACATCGCATCGCGCTTCAT contains:
- a CDS encoding winged helix-turn-helix domain-containing protein translates to MQQDIGEVDDFVLPSKLILNSKEFQSGTKIVRKQGCGSIIGTLSEPHRKVLFYLYLNRGQVVSKQILKSVGWAGKAVTCASVLVAIYEIRRILDCRCIQTVSNEGYVME
- a CDS encoding helix-turn-helix domain-containing protein, with amino-acid sequence MFKKQQNLCESVIDSMRPKSTWHDDVFLAEQCKERFLTVEDIPEMKSFGVYMGGMAKLYDGYWVERESVNVHTLIFTMEGGGILTTATSVQEITPYTLVVLPAETPFRFELDPQYNYWKMAWMLTPDTQQWQHIASLGQGIVPFGECEQIWSLMNLVYFEIGGRASYRKLLLSEIIRTLTGFEPKSTSTTARVQALYNEIESSLHQPWTVAGMAQRVFISEEQLNRVTKTLFDLSPRSKLIQLRMDKATSLLKQQDWSVSMIANRLGYKDPYNFSHRFKKHFGLSPSQYRKSHRLPG
- a CDS encoding MATE family efflux transporter codes for the protein MTTNINPNSSMNNKPESILPRIVKLGLPVALQSALVAILALADVLMVSDYGMEAAAAVGIASKWHFVAIMIMAGLASANGTLVAQYWGKNDRKSARTVSSIAMVFGLKVLLPVTAIITLGSQFLMMLQTSDQTVIKLGATYLWYGFPVLLLTHIVVVVEASMRSSGDTVTPLLLGAVTIALNIALNFVLIKGAFGIPAMGVAGAALATTLARLIQVGLMYGYMRMRNHWLLTTPSSPHRPSLWLSYRRIALPLTMNAVLWAMGTMAYQMIFGHMGTTELAVFSMLAPFESLCYSIFFGISVACSVLLGHSLGRDEFDDAMSMGLTFIKAVVGFGAVVGLLLFMGKEHVLSWLNLTTDALYPLASPAMMIMCFAVVIRMLNMVIINGIIRAGGDNAFCLRMDFIAMWMVGIPVCVYGAFIAGWDFKYIYGLMLVEEVVKLAICSHRYLSRRWINNLTVTYEEPQAA
- a CDS encoding nitrous oxide-stimulated promoter family protein, coding for MFQHNNILQGELATEYKTVIAMVHIYCKDHHGEVRQNNALCEECEQLLRYAETRLDRCPYGEAKPTCNKCPIHCYKPDPKEQMRLVMRYAGPRMLLKHPILAIRHLIHEKRKVPEKPLPNVSNRHIRMNKK
- a CDS encoding GNAT family N-acetyltransferase, with translation MQAVETERLRLRMITPQDAAFIQRLYSSEDFLRYIGDKEISDTDKAVEYIENNILKMHEEKGVCLLMVEIKDCSTPIGICGLIKRDTLESHDIGYGFVPEFYGQGFAQEAAEAIIEQAKQNADIDHLVAITTSDNIRSIALLTKLGFVFERVEDVISESVNLNLYGFSLGN
- a CDS encoding DUF2986 domain-containing protein, with translation MNRKKKINQILKKKQKQANSKLHSSNKPRYISKADRAKMEAEEQAKAAQEHAEGSVEATVEAEETKAAE
- a CDS encoding metal ABC transporter substrate-binding protein, with the protein product MTCLMNRIASSVKATAQVSVLGSVLMAGSVLSLNVNAEDILTSTPVTYALATELTKGTDITTEYLPPKRYGIDRLPNWFGTKGASKVLQSGEKATVAVTLSSIWQADPTFVYARQGNIRLVEVDAAQAITPRAQGVAALTLSNGDVSKYAWLNPTNLTRMAAIVADDFKLLWPAQAETIDSNLQRVMLDVRELINKQQAVLLDNDVDSVLLLSESLEDFVSGSQLFVEERMFKAELEWTDEDKAKLKEMFSEDDTLWLVTAKKPTNLIKSLVPNERILVVDSVDRWGRAGINKKSPFTRWEVQPFKG
- a CDS encoding metal ABC transporter permease yields the protein MDWLRQLAISGVEAGWLSDSFMYAFMVNALVAALLLGPLLGGLGTLVIAKRLAFFSEAVGHAALTGIAIGVLLGEPPENPIIGLFSFCMIFALLLHFVRNRTNVPYDTLVGVFLALALAVGAALLMYVARKINIHMLENVLFGSILTVTDQDLAILAGSCAIIILLLIPTFNRILLTCISPDIAKVRGYNTSFYDYLFVMMITLVTIAAVKIVGAVLVGALLLIPGATARLLTKRMGSFVLLSALLATIACLVGTVLPMELKLPVPSGASIIIVSATFFLAATLYRIVRKA
- a CDS encoding metal ABC transporter ATP-binding protein; the protein is MLGPSISINQLGLQYDNNVILDEISLELKAGECHVIMGPNGGGKTSLLRSVLGLTPFSGQINIHWPEKPSIGYVPQKATFESSLPLTVMDFVLLNQTRIPLFWRRKSKQLDLALAQLDRVGMATRSDRRMGQLSGGEQQRVLFAQALLDNPSLLVLDEPTTGMDEQGVRYLESLIRECVNEDRTILAVHHDVTAVRRLEANVHVVNRFLVDSGPHEQVLHPSKIESLFQHYSSGSAMTKSKEVA